A genome region from Hevea brasiliensis isolate MT/VB/25A 57/8 chromosome 9, ASM3005281v1, whole genome shotgun sequence includes the following:
- the LOC110671627 gene encoding late embryogenesis abundant protein 2: MNQSQDASFQAGQAKGQTQEKANQTLDKASNTVQSAKESCQESGNQMMAKAQEAADAVKDKVGSNN, encoded by the exons ATGAACCAATCTCAGGATGCTAGCTTCCAGGCCGGCCAGGCCAAGGGCCAAACTCAG GAAAAGGCAAACCAGACGTTGGACAAGGCCAGCAATACTGTCCAGTCTGCCAAGGAATCGTGCCAAGAG TCTGGTAATCAAATGATGGCCAAGGCACAGGAGGCTGCTGATGCTGTCAAGGACAAAGttggatcaaacaattga